Proteins co-encoded in one Pelobates fuscus isolate aPelFus1 chromosome 5, aPelFus1.pri, whole genome shotgun sequence genomic window:
- the APC gene encoding adenomatous polyposis coli protein isoform X4 — translation MAAASYDQLLKQVEALKMENTNLRQELEDNSNHLTKLESEASNMKEVLKQLQGSIEDEAMASSSQIDLLERLKELNLDGNTFPGVKIRPKMSLRSYGSRDGSLSGHSGECSPMGSFQRRGFVNGSRESAGYMEELEKERALLIAELEKEEKQKDWYYAQLQNLTKRIDSLPLTENFSLQTDMTRRQLEFEARQIRAAMEEQLGTCQDMEKRAQARVSKIQQIEKDIFRIRQLLQSQAAETERTPQSKRDSGSKDAEKQAVSTSEISQGSTVGGGQGSSTRVDHDTAGVMSSNTTYSVPRRLTSHLGAKVEMVYSLLSMLGTHDKDDMSRTLLAMSSSQDSCIAMRQSGCLPLLIQLLHGNDKDSVLLGNSRGSKEARARASAALHNIIHSQPDDKRGRREIRVLHLLEQIRAYCETCWEWQEAHEQGMDRDKNPMPAPVDHQICPAVCVLMKLSFDEEHRHAMNELGGLQAIAELLQVDCEMYGLINDHYSVTLRRYAGMALTNLTFGDVANKATLCSMKSCMRALVAQLKSESEDLQQVIASVLRNLSWRADVNSKKTLREVGSVKALMECALEVKKESTLKSVLSALWNLSAHCTENKADICSVDGALAFLVGTLTYRSQTNTLAIIESGGGILRNVSSLIATNEDHRQILRENNCLQTLLQHLKSHSLTIVSNACGTLWNLSARNAKDQEALWDMGAVSMLKNLIHSKHKMIAMGSAAALRNLMANRPAKYKDANIMSPGSSVPSLHVRKQKALEAELDAQHLSETFDNIDNLSPKTSHRNKQRHKQNLYGDYMLDSTRHDESVCRSDNFNPGNLTVLSPYMNTTVLPGSSARSTADGNKPEKDRERSTGLNSYHCTSDTTGNSSKRIGLQLSTSAQIAKVMDEVSNNHQSQEERNTASAPEMHCGSDERTSQRKASTNHPHSSYNFSKSDNSSRGCPMSFMKIDYKIASNDSLNSVGSTDGYGKRGQVKPSVESYSEDESKVCSYGQYPAGLAHKIHSANHMDDNDTEFDTPINYSLKYSDEQLNSGRQSPSQNERWARPKHLIESDIKQNEQRQTRNSKMQFAQFAENKDEKHKKFSPHYTQPENTSPYRSRPSNNKEDQSRTSSSQKAVKPHCQVDDYDDDKTTNFSERYSEEEHDEDERQTDFNITTYNQEEHHAEQPIDYSRKYPADVAPTKQKQPLSFSKNLSKARAKKDHASSSSNTPTPSPNTNRQNQLHPSSAENRSGQNRQKSSSKTPSINQETIQTYCVEDTPICFSRCSSLSSLSSAEDEIEGRERGTRVTDANNTLQITELKDSRNVASKECTSTETRAASQHMRTKPSRLQASNLSPSDSARHKSVEFSSGAKSPSKSGAQTPKSPPEHYLQETPLMFSRCTSVSSLDSFESRSIASSVQSEPCSGLVSGIISPSELPDSPGQTMPPSRNKTPPPPQTVQNKREMNTPKASGNVEEPDSATKKTAVHSAVQRVQVLQEADSFLHFATESTPDGFSCASSLSALSLDEPYIQKDVELKIMPPVFENDQGNEAESDKSRDSAEHQENKEAKNTEPEKDILDDTDDDIDILEECIISAMPTKSSRKNKKAAQPSASKPAPPVARKPSQLPVYKLLPPQNRLQAPKHANFTHSDDMPRIYCVEGTPINFSTATSLSDLTIESPPNELENNDQPTNANISADFEKRDTIPTEGRSTDDSGAGKTLSAPAAARLDEDKTEEGDILAECIHSAMPKGKSHKPYRVKKIMDQIHHTSSSSTAINRGPQESDKKPTSPVKPMPQAIEYKGRSKKNGEAKLSHSNEKPVCDPRKQNVKNQPGSDKLPNNEERAKGSFAFDSPHHYTPIEGTPYCFSRNDSLSSLDFEEDDDVDLSKEKAELRKEKENKNTNTRIGHKNSEQASSKQTAAQALPGKNNVAGMGSNKPMLQKQTSFPTASKEVQERGGAQDEKMQNFAIENTPVCFSRNSSLSSLSDIDQENNNKETKSTKESESSEPQMSLRRPQTSGYAPKSFHVEDTPVCFSRNSSLSSLSIDSEDDLLQECISSAMPKKKKPSKNKSGSEKSRSNSIGGILAEEPDLSLDIRELQSPDSENAFSPDSENFDWKAIQEGANSIVSRLHQAAAAVSLSRQGSSDSDSILSLKSGISLGSPFHLNPDKEEKPVATNKGPKILKPGEKSSLESKKNDEETKGIKGGKKLYKSMITGKSRSSSDFSSQSKQSLQTNNMPSISRGRTMIHIPGVRASSPSTSPVSKKGPVLKGTPSKSLNENQTSASSPRGPKPIKSEPLYSNRQVSTQGGSKVPSRSGSRDSTPSRPSSQPLSRPMQSPGRNSISPGRNGISPPSKFSQLPRTSSPSTTSTKSSGSSRMSYTSPGRQMSQQNLNKQSGLPKTPSSIPRSESASKGLNQNGNSNTASKKAELSRMSSTKSSGSESDKSERPALVRQSTFIKEAPSPTLRRKLEESASFESLSSSSRADSPTQSQTRTPVLSPSLPDMSLSTHSLQAGGWRKTPPNLNAPVEHSDGKKRHDITRSHSESPSRLPITRSGTWKREHSKHSSSLPRVSTWRRTGSSSSILSASSESSEKAKSEDEKPQPCSSSGAKSHTDSQPFTKGTWRKIRESEIPETVSNGSSNTIAESNSSVESKSLIFQMAPAVSKTEDVWVRIEDCPINNPRSGRSPTGNSPPVIDHVMEQGEKDEPVRECHGRHNSGNGNAPTLENRQKSFIKVEGLDLKGADQKPVIINKPAETETNENCIAERTPFSSSSSSKHSSPSGTVAARVTPFNYNPSPRKSNAEGSTSRPSQIPTPVSAGSKKKDSKADSPDSSGSQSPKRHSGSYLVTSV, via the exons AATTAAATTTAGATGGCAATACTTTTCCTGGAGTCAAAATAAGGCCAAAGATGTCCTTACGATCCTATGGAAGCAGAGATGGCTCCCTCTCTGGTCATTCAGGAGAATGCAGCCCCATGGGGTCATTTCAAAGACGAGGCTTCGTCAATGGGAGCAGAGAGAGTGCAGGTTACATGGAAGAATTGGAAAAAGAGCG AGCTTTACTTATTGCTGAGCTtgagaaagaagaaaaacaaaaggaCTGGTACTATGCCCAGTTGCAGAATCTTACCAAGAGGATCGATAGCCTGCCTCTTACTGAAAAT TTTTCCCTCCAGACTGACATGACCAGAAGACAGTTAGAGTTTGAGGCCAGGCAAATTAGAGCTGCAATGGAAGAGCAACTGGGAACATGTCAGGACATGGAGAAGCGAGCACAG GCACGGGTGTCTAAAATTCAGCAGATCGAAAAGGATATCTTCCGCATTCGGCAGCTTTTACAGTCCCAAGCTGCAGAAACAGAG AGGACTCCGCAGAGCAAGCGTGATTCTGGCAGTAAGGATGCAGAGAAGCAGGCTGTCAGCACTTCGGAAATCTCCCAGGGCAGCACCGTTGGAGGCGGACAG GGTTCATCCACTCGAGTGGACCATGACACAGCCGGTGTTATGAGCTCCAACACCACCTACTCCGTTCCGCGAAGGCTAACAAGTCACCTGGGTGCCAAG GTGGAAATGGTATATTCACTTCTGTCCATGCTTGGCACTCATGACAAGGACGACATGTCCCGAACCTTACTAGCCATGTCCAGCTCTCAAGATAGTTGCATTGCCATGCGCCAGTCTGGGTGTCTTCCCCTGCTCATCCAGCTCTTGCATGGCAATGATAAAGATTCTGTGCTTCTTGGAAACTCTAGAGGAAGTAAAGAGGCACGCGCCAGAGCCAGCGCAGCCCTGCACAACATCATCCACTCTCAGCCAGACGACAAACGTGGGAGGAGAGAGATCCGCGTCCTGCACCTCCTGGAACAGATCCGTGCCTACTGCGAAACTTGCTGGGAATGGCAGGAGGCACATGAGCAAGGAATGGACAGAGACAAAAATCCAA TGCCGGCTCCAGTGGATCATCAGATCTGCCCCGCcgtgtgtgtcctgatgaaactGTCATTTGACGAAGAACACAGACACGCAATGAATGAACTTG GTGGATTGCAGGCTATTGCTGAGCTTCTACAAGTAGATTGTGAGATGTACGGACTTATTAATGACCACTACAGCGTTACACTACGCCGCTATGCAGGCATGGCTCTGACAAACCTGACCTTTGGGGACGTAGCCAACAAG GCCACTTTGTGCTCAATGAAGAGTTGTATGCGGGCCCTTGTAGCCCAGCTGAAATCAGAAAGCGAAGACTTACAACAG GTTATTGCAAGCGTACTTCGAAATTTGTCTTGGCGAGCAGATGTAAATAGCAAAAAAACTCTGCGTGAAGTTGGTAGCGTGAAAGCGTTGATGGAATGTGCACTAGAAGTGAAGAAG GAATCGACGTTGAAGAGTGTTCTAAGTGCATTGTGGAACCTATCCGCTCACTGCACAGAAAACAAAGCTGATATATGTTCTGTGGACGGGGCATTGGCATTCTTAGTTGGCACTTTAACTTACCGAAGTCAAACCAATACCCTGGCCATCATTGAGAGCGGTGGTGGAATACTGCGCAATGTGTCCAGTTTAATTGCCACTAATGAAGATCACAG GCAAATCTTGAGGGAAAACAACTGCTTGCAGACATTGTTACAACACTTGAAATCACACAGCTTGACCATCGTCAGCAATGCCTGCGGGACGCTGTGGAATCTGTCTGCACGGAATGCGAAAGATCAGGAGGCTCTGTGGGACATGGGAGCTGTCAGCATGCTGAAGAATCTGATCCATTCGAAACACAAAATGATAGCAATGGGTAGTGCGGCAGCTTTAAGAAATTTAATGGCAAATAGACCTGCTAAGTATAAAGACGCCAATATCATGTCTCCTGGCTCGAGCGTCCCGTCGCTTCATGTCCGAAAGCAGAAGGCACTGGAAGCCGAGCTAGATGCACAACATTTATCTGAGACTTTTGACAACATTGATAATTTGAGCCCTAAAACTTCCCACCGCAATAAGCAAAGACATAAGCAAAACCTGTACGGTGACTATATGTTGGACTCCACTAGGCACGATGAATCTGTATGCCGATCAGACAATTTTAACCCTGGAAATTTAACTGTTCTTTCCCCATATATGAACACAACTGTGTTGCCTGGGTCCTCGGCTAGATCCACTGCAGATGGCAACAAACCTGAAAAGGACAGAGAGCGGTCAACAGGACTAAACAGTTACCACTGTACATCGGATACTACTGGAAACTCCTCAAAACGTATTGGATTACAGTTAAGCACTTCTGCCCAGATAGCTAAAGTTATGGATGAGGTATCAAATAATCACCAGTCCCAAGAAGAGAGAAATACAGCATCAGctccagaaatgcattgtggTTCTGATGAAAGAACTTCTCAGAGAAAGGCTTCTACTAACCATCCACATTCATCTTACAATTTCTCTAAAAGCGATAATTCCAGCAGGGGTTGCCCCATGTCTTTTATGAAAATTGATTACAAAATAGCTTCCAACGACAGTTTAAACAGTGTGGGTAGCACCGATGGTTATGGAAAACGTGGACAGGTCAAACCATCTGTGGAGTCCTACTCGGAAGATGAAAGTAAAGTGTGCAGTTATGGACAGTATCCTGCGGGGTTagcacacaaaatccacagtgctAACCACATGGATGACAATGATACAGAGTTTGACACCCCAATAAACTATAGTCTAAAATATTCAGATGAACAGCTCAACTCGGGCAGACAAAGCCCATCGCAGAATGAAAGATGGGCACGACCCAAGCACCTGATAGAAAGTGATATTAAACAAAATGAGCAGAGGCAGACTCGAAATTCTAAAATGCAATTTGCCCAGTTTGCTGAAAACAAAGATGAGAAGCATAAAAAATTCTCACCTCATTATACGCAGCCAGAAAATACGTCTCCTTATAGATCACGCCCATCAAACAATAAAGAAGACCAGTCCAGAACAAGCTCCAGTCAAAAAGCTGTCAAACCTCATTGTCAGGTCGATGACTATGATGATGATAAAACAACTAATTTCAGTGAGAGATATTCTGAAGAGGAGCACGATGAAGATGAAAGGCAAACTGACTTCAATATTACAACTTACAACCAAGAGGAGCACCATGCAGAGCAGCCAATTGATTATAGCAGGAAGTACCCTGCAGATGTTGCTccaacaaaacagaaacagcctCTTTCTTTTTCAAAAAATCTTTCCAAAGCACGAGCTAAAAAAGACCATGCCTCATCCAGCAGCAACACGCCTACTCCTTCACCAAACACAAACAGACAAAATCAGCTCCATCCTAGTTCTGCCGAAAATAGAAGTGGACAGAATAGGCAAAAATCATCAAGCAAGACCCCATCTATTAATCAGGAAACTATACAGACCTATTGCGTTGAAGACACACCAATATGCTTTTCAAGATGTAGTTCTTTGTCATCGTTGTCATCTGCTGAAGATGAAATAGAAGGACGTGAAAGAGGCACTCGAGTTACAGATGCTAATAATACTCTTCAGATAACTGAGCTAAAAGACAGCAGAAATGTCGCATCTAAAGAATGCACATCCACTGAAACAAGGGCAGCTTCACAGCATATGCGAACAAAACCAAGTAGACTTCAAGCTTCTAATTTGTCTCCTTCAGATTCGGCAAGACATAAGTCTGTTGAATTTTCTTCAGGTGCTAAATCACCATCCAAGAGTGGCGCCCAAACCCCTAAAAGTCCTCCAGAACATTATCTTCAAGAAACACCTTTAATGTTCAGCAGATGTACGTCCGTCAGCTCATTAGATAGTTTTGAGAGTCGTTCAATAGCTAGCTCTGTGCAGAGTGAACCATGCAGTGGTCTAGTAAGTGGTATAATCAGTCCAAGTGAACTTCCGGACAGCCCAGGGCAAACAATGCCACCAAGCAGAAATAAAACACCTCCACCTCCTCAAACTGTGCAAAATAAGAGAGAAATGAATACGCcaaaggcatctggtaatgtcgaGGAACCGGATTCAGCTACTAAGAAAACAGCGGTGCATTCAGCAGTTCAGAGAGTCCAAGTACTACAGGAAGCtgatagttttttgcattttgctaCAGAGAGTACTCCAGATGGTTTCTCCTGTGCCTCGAGTCTCAGTGCCCTAAGCTTGGATGAACCATATATTCAGAAAGATGTTGAACTGAAAATTATGCCACCTGTGTTTGAAAATGACCAAGGAAATGAAGCAGAATCTGATAAGTCAAGGGACTCTGCTGAGCATCAGGAGAATAAGGAAGCGAAAAACACAGAGCCAGAAAAAGATATTCTCGACGATACTGATGACGATATTGATATATTAGAGGAATGTATCATATCTGCCATGCCTACAAAATcatcaagaaaaaacaaaaaggctGCCCAACCAAGTGCTTCCAAGCCTGCCCCACCTGTAGCACGGAAACCCAGCCAGCTTCCTGTTTACAAACTTCTTCCCCCACAAAACAGACTTCAGGCCCCGAAACATGCCAATTTTACACATTCTGATGATATGCCTAGAATCTACTGTGTTGAAGGCACACCAATAAATTTTTCTACAGCTACATCTCTAAGTGACCTAACAATTGAATCCCCACCTAATGAACTAGAAAATAATGATCAACCAACTAATGCTAACATTTCTGCTGACTTTGAAAAAAGAGACACCATTCCTACAGAGGGTAGGAGTACCGATGATTCGGGAGCAGGTAAAACCTTAAgtgccccagcagcagccagactGGATGAAGATAAAACCGAGGAAGGCGATATTCTCGCAGAGTGCATACATTCTGCAATGCCCAAAGGTAAAAGCCACAAACCATACAGAGTCAAAAAGATTATGGATCAGATCCATCATACATCTAGCTCATCCACTGCAATTAACAGAGGTCCACAGGAATCCGATAAGAAGCCAACGTCTCCTGTTAAACCTATGCCACAAGCCATTGAATACAAAGGGCGTTCAAAGAAAAATGGAGAGGCAAAACTCAGTCACAGCAATGAGAAACCAGTCTGCGATCcaagaaaacaaaatgtgaaaaacCAACCTGGCAGTGATAAACTTCCTAATAATGAGGAACGTGCTAAAGGAAGCTTTGCATTTGATTCCCCTCACCATTACACACCCATTGAGGGAACTCCATACTGTTTTTCAAGGAATGATTCACTAAGTTCACTAGATTTTGAGGAGGATGACGATGTTGACCTTTCAAAAGAGAAGGCAGAgttgagaaaagaaaaagaaaacaagaacaCAAATACAAGAATTGGCCATAAGAATAGCGAGCAAGCCTCATCAAAGCAAACTGCTGCTCAAGCTCTGCCTGGCAAAAATAATGTAGCAGGCATGGGTTCTAATAAACCCATGTTGCAGAAACAAACTTCCTTTCCAACTGCTTCAAAAGAGGTTCAAGAGAGAGGAGGAGCTCAGGATGAGAAGATGCAGAACTTTGCAATTGAAAACACGCCTGTTTGTTTTTCTCGCAACTCATCTTTGAGTTCGCTAAGTGACATTGatcaagaaaataataataaagaaacaaAGTCTACAAAAGAATCCGAATCTTCTGAGCCGCAAATGTCATTAAGGAGACCCCAGACTTCAGGGTATGCACCCAAGTCTTTCCACGTTGAAGATACTCCAGTGTGTTTTTCTCGGAACAGCTCTCTAAGTTCTTTGAGCATTGACTCCGAGGATGATCTGTTGCAGGAGTGTATAAGTTCTGCAAtgccaaaaaagaaaaagccTTCAAAAAATAAGAGTGGAAGTGAAAAGAGCCGTTCAAACAGCATTGGTGGCATTCTTGCTGAAGAGCCGGATCTGTCTTTGGATATAAGAGAACTGCAGAGCCCTGACTCTGAAAATGCCTTTTCCCCTGACTCTGAAAACTTTGATTGGAAAGCAATTCAAGAAGGAGCCAATTCAATTGTTAGTCGTTTACATCAAGCAGCTGCTGCTGTATCTCTGTCTCGACAGGGATCATCTGATTCAGACTCTATTCTCTCACTAAAATCAGGAATATCACTAGGATCTCCATTCCATCTTAATCCAGACAAAGAAGAAAAACCTGTAGCGACTAACAAAGGTCCTAAAATTTTGAAGCCCGGAGAGAAAAGTTCACTGGAAAGTAAGAAGAATGATGAAGAAACTAAAGGCATCAAAGGAGGGAAGAAATTATACAAAAGTATGATTACAGGGAAATCTCGTTCCAGCTCAGACTTTTCTAGTCAATCTAAGCAATCATTGCAAACAAATAATATGCCATCAATTTCTCGTGGCAGAACAATGATACATATTCCTGGAGTGCGTGCTAGTTCCCCAAGCACAAGTCCAGTTTCCAAAAAAGGGCCTGTTCTGAAAGGTACACCTTCAAAAAGTCTTAATGAAAACCAGACATCTGCCAGCTCACCTAGAGGACCAAAGCCCATAAAATCTGAACCACTTTACAGTAATAGACAAGTATCTACCCAAGGAGGCTCCAAAGTGCCTTCCAGATCAGGTTCAAGGGACTCCACTCCTTCAAGACCGTCATCACAACCTTTAAGTAGACCTATGCAATCTCCAGGTCGGAACTCAATTTCACCCGGCAGAAATGGTATAAGCCCTCCAAGCAAATTTTCTCAGTTACCAAGAACATCATCCCCTAGCACAACATCTACAAAGTCATCTGGTTCAAGTAGAATGTCCTATACCTCTCCAGGGCGACAGATGAGCCAGCAAAACCTGAACAAGCAAAGTGGCCTTCCCAAAACACCAAGTAGTATTCCAAGAAGTGAATCTGCATCAAAGGGTTTAAACCAAAATGGGAACAGTAATACAGCAAGCAAAAAAGCAGAGCTCTCAAGAATGTCTTCAACAAAATCCAGTGGAAGTGAATCTGACAAATCAGAGAGACCTGCTTTAGTACGCCAGTCTACCTTTATCAAGGAAGCACCTAGTCCTACGCTGAGAAGGAAATTGGAAGAATCTGCATCATTTGAGTCATTGTCTTCCTCTTCTAGAGCAGATTCCCCCACACAGTCACAAACCCGAACACCCGTTTTAAGCCCTTCTCTTCCTGATATGTCTTTATCAACTCATTCTCTCCAAGCTGGTGGCTGGCGAAAAACGCCTCCTAATCTGAATGCACCCGTAGAACACAGTGATGGAAAAAAGCGCCATGACATAACTCGATCCCACTCAGAGTCTCCATCTAGACTTCCAATCACAAGATCTGGTACGTGGAAACGCGAGCACAGTAAGCATTCTTCATCACTTCCTCGTGTTAGTACGTGGAGAAGAACTGGGAGCTCATCATCCATTTTGTCTGCGTCATCTGAATCCAGTGAAAAAGCAAAAAGTGAAGATGAAAAACCACAGCCTTGTTCATCCTCAGGAGCAAAATCCCACACAGACAGTCAACCATTTACAAAAGGAACATGGAGAAAAATAAGGGAGAGCGAAATTCCTGAAACAGTAAGTAATGGATCCTCGAACACAATAGCAGAATCCAACAGCAGTGTAGAATCTAAAAGCTTAATATTCCAGATGGCACCTGCTGTGTCTAAGACAGAAGATGTATGGGTAAGGATTGAGGACTGTCCAATCAATAACCCAAGGTCGGGAAGATCTCCAACTGGAAATTCTCCCCCAGTTATAGACCATGTCATGGAGCAAGGGGAGAAGGATGAACCAGTCAGAGAGTGCCATGGAAGGCATAATTCAGGCAATGGCAATGCTCCTACACTGGAAAACCGACAAAAATCTTTCATTAAAGTAGAAGGCTTAGATTTGAAGGGAGCTGACCAAAAGCCTGTAATTATAAATAAGCCTGCAGAGACTGAGACAAATGAAAACTGTATTGCTGAACGAACACCATTTAGCTCGAGCAGTTCAAGCAAACACAGCTCACCAAGTGGGACTGTAGCAGCACGAGTCACTCCCTTTAATTATAACCCTAGCCCTAGGAAGAGTAATGCAGAGGGCAGCACGTCGCGACCATCCCAAATCCCAACACCAGTCTCTGCAGGCTCAAAGAAAAAAGACTCCAAAGCTGACTCTCCAGACTCTAGCGGTTCGCAAAGCCCTAAAAGACATTCTGGATCTTACCTGGTGACGTCAGTTTGA